The following proteins come from a genomic window of Elusimicrobiaceae bacterium:
- a CDS encoding UvrD-helicase domain-containing protein: protein MTNPDVLPDRADREAARFVFDRNIIVEAGAGTGKTTLLIERLSFWLLAVPDADAGGVVALTFTEKAAAEIKIRLAARLRKAAELFSGPREELLKDRFCAELADRVAAADTPAGRKKIADRARTALDALERAQLGTIHSFASHILRLFPVEAGIDPQSRIDDGEAAKDFFLRLWQGWLDVELGENAPRKTGWKRALARVSVEDLRKLAEALCRPEMNGYEPLACRAEFVGFCGRSAGLARELAAKYAPKKARKLETALLECAGAFDEFARAFETGDYSASRPPLDCDMPAKPKEWLDEDYAAARPLVGFMRTAALDSHKTVLECVELLRPFVTLYRDRYSHERLLSFNELLVRARDLLKTNFAARSRLKKEYRAILIDEFQDTDPLQGEMLLYLAEDDGGCAASWRELRLKPGKLFVVGDPKQSIYRFRGADMKAYDLFTGLMTAQNALLCRLKTNFRSTPALIGAVNHFTGPVMRREENIQPEYIGINPPPGRTGGTPPHAVLVAGEDGGRISAAESRERQAGLIAGWIRENAGSLELEPGRIMRLKDVAVLLRSAGSLGALLDAFRRAGVGYVVEEKRFFYATQEITDLLNLLAALDNPGDTIALAGLLRSPLAGLSDRELYELRCRGRLDYRLPAPVAAAELFFEKLRAWRVYAGELPSRRFIDTVLRESRAAELLSLAYGGEQTALNVLKFAEIFACAGERSGLGPGAFVRRAADYVAEKTGEGESPLADERLDAVNIMTMHKAKGLEFPVVIIPNISGSTGGGNDRPALLADYTAGLAGLRIGRYADFGMAYLEEREQLHSQAEEVRVFYVALTRARNLLMLFGTDSRFCHHGKFPAGSVAKLLEIGDETVFSGLAGAFLSVERSGCADSEPALCAKNAGLPATRAQDCAAWRALNAAREEQFGNFAGRRLFTSPTGQAKERDFGAEDDDAPQRRELAVLTGSICHKALELHDFRGEITPAETRAAAGYFVTGYPAGLIDAAAKNAAAILAGFAGSAAYGEIARARILGREVPFYYDAGAGVVMRGVMDVVAETDGAVVVYDYKSDAVAPGGEPARALEYEAQKAAYLEITGRLYPAGKSVFKLVFLRTGVIV from the coding sequence ATGACGAATCCTGACGTTTTGCCCGACCGCGCCGACCGTGAAGCCGCCCGCTTCGTGTTTGACCGCAATATTATTGTTGAAGCCGGCGCGGGCACCGGCAAAACCACCCTGCTTATCGAGCGGCTCAGTTTCTGGCTGCTCGCCGTGCCGGATGCGGACGCGGGCGGAGTGGTCGCGCTCACTTTCACGGAAAAAGCCGCCGCCGAAATAAAAATCCGGCTGGCGGCGCGCCTGCGCAAGGCGGCGGAGCTTTTCTCCGGGCCGCGCGAGGAACTGCTGAAAGACCGGTTCTGCGCCGAGCTGGCTGACCGGGTTGCGGCGGCGGACACCCCCGCAGGGCGAAAGAAGATAGCGGATCGCGCGCGAACCGCGCTTGACGCGCTTGAGCGCGCGCAGCTGGGCACCATCCATAGTTTCGCGTCGCACATACTGCGGCTGTTTCCGGTCGAGGCGGGGATAGACCCCCAATCCAGGATTGACGACGGCGAAGCCGCGAAAGATTTTTTCCTGCGCTTATGGCAGGGCTGGCTTGATGTCGAACTGGGCGAAAATGCCCCGCGCAAAACCGGCTGGAAACGCGCGCTCGCCCGCGTATCCGTTGAGGATTTGCGGAAACTGGCCGAAGCGCTCTGCCGTCCTGAAATGAACGGCTATGAGCCGCTCGCTTGCCGGGCGGAGTTTGTCGGCTTCTGCGGCCGGAGCGCCGGGCTTGCCCGGGAACTGGCGGCAAAATACGCGCCTAAAAAAGCCCGCAAGCTGGAAACCGCGCTCCTGGAATGCGCCGGCGCGTTCGACGAGTTCGCCCGCGCTTTTGAAACCGGAGATTATTCCGCTTCCCGTCCTCCGCTCGATTGCGATATGCCGGCAAAGCCGAAAGAATGGCTCGACGAGGATTACGCCGCCGCCAGACCGCTTGTCGGTTTCATGAGAACCGCCGCGCTTGATTCGCATAAAACGGTGCTTGAATGCGTGGAGCTGCTGCGCCCGTTTGTCACTTTGTACCGCGACAGGTACAGCCATGAGCGGCTGCTTTCATTCAACGAACTGCTGGTGCGCGCGCGCGATCTGCTGAAAACCAACTTCGCGGCGCGCAGCCGCCTGAAAAAAGAGTACCGCGCGATACTTATAGACGAGTTCCAGGACACCGATCCGCTGCAGGGCGAAATGCTTTTGTATCTCGCGGAGGATGACGGCGGCTGCGCCGCGTCGTGGCGCGAACTCAGGCTCAAGCCCGGCAAGCTGTTTGTGGTGGGCGATCCGAAACAGTCCATTTACCGGTTTCGCGGCGCGGACATGAAAGCTTATGACCTGTTCACCGGGCTTATGACGGCCCAGAATGCGCTTTTGTGCCGGCTGAAAACCAACTTCCGCAGCACTCCGGCGCTCATCGGCGCGGTCAACCATTTCACGGGGCCGGTGATGCGGCGCGAGGAAAATATTCAGCCGGAGTATATCGGCATCAACCCGCCGCCGGGCAGGACGGGCGGGACGCCGCCTCATGCGGTGCTGGTTGCGGGAGAGGACGGCGGCAGGATTTCGGCGGCCGAGTCGCGCGAGCGGCAGGCCGGGCTGATAGCGGGCTGGATCAGGGAAAACGCCGGCTCGCTGGAACTGGAACCCGGCCGGATCATGCGCCTCAAAGACGTGGCGGTGCTGTTGCGCTCGGCTGGTTCGCTCGGCGCGCTTCTGGACGCGTTCAGGCGAGCAGGCGTCGGCTATGTGGTCGAGGAAAAGCGGTTTTTTTATGCCACGCAGGAAATTACCGATCTGCTTAACCTGCTGGCCGCGCTCGACAACCCGGGCGATACGATTGCGCTCGCGGGGCTGCTGCGCAGCCCGCTCGCCGGCCTTTCCGACCGCGAGCTTTATGAGTTGCGGTGCCGGGGCCGGCTGGATTACCGTCTGCCCGCGCCGGTCGCCGCGGCGGAACTGTTTTTCGAGAAACTGCGCGCCTGGCGTGTGTATGCCGGGGAATTGCCGTCGCGCCGGTTTATTGACACGGTACTGCGCGAAAGCCGCGCGGCGGAACTGCTTTCCCTTGCCTACGGAGGCGAGCAGACCGCGCTGAACGTGCTTAAATTCGCCGAGATCTTCGCGTGCGCGGGCGAGCGCTCGGGGCTGGGGCCTGGCGCGTTTGTGCGGCGCGCGGCGGATTACGTGGCTGAAAAAACGGGCGAGGGCGAAAGCCCGCTCGCCGACGAACGGCTTGACGCGGTGAATATTATGACCATGCATAAGGCCAAGGGTCTGGAATTTCCGGTGGTCATAATACCCAATATCTCCGGTTCGACCGGCGGCGGGAACGACCGGCCCGCCCTGCTGGCGGATTATACCGCCGGGCTGGCGGGCCTGCGCATCGGCCGGTACGCCGATTTCGGCATGGCGTATCTGGAAGAACGCGAACAGCTTCATTCGCAGGCGGAGGAAGTCCGTGTTTTTTATGTCGCGCTTACGCGAGCGCGCAACCTGCTGATGCTGTTCGGTACCGACAGCAGGTTTTGCCATCATGGCAAATTCCCGGCCGGTTCCGTGGCGAAGCTGCTGGAAATCGGCGACGAAACCGTGTTTTCCGGTCTGGCCGGCGCGTTTTTGTCGGTCGAGCGAAGCGGATGCGCCGACTCGGAACCGGCGCTGTGCGCCAAAAACGCCGGTTTGCCGGCCACACGGGCGCAGGACTGCGCCGCCTGGCGCGCGCTTAACGCCGCGCGGGAGGAGCAGTTTGGAAATTTCGCCGGCCGGCGGCTTTTCACTAGCCCTACAGGCCAGGCAAAAGAGCGCGATTTCGGCGCGGAGGACGACGACGCTCCCCAGCGGCGCGAACTGGCGGTTCTTACCGGCAGCATCTGTCACAAGGCGCTGGAACTGCATGATTTTCGGGGCGAAATTACGCCCGCCGAAACGCGCGCGGCCGCCGGGTATTTCGTTACCGGGTATCCCGCCGGGCTGATAGACGCGGCCGCAAAAAACGCCGCCGCCATTCTGGCGGGGTTTGCCGGGTCGGCGGCGTACGGGGAAATCGCGCGCGCAAGAATTTTGGGCCGCGAAGTGCCGTTTTATTATGACGCCGGAGCCGGAGTCGTGATGCGCGGCGTAATGGATGTGGTCGCGGAAACGGACGGCGCGGTTGTGGTGTATGATTATAAAAGCGATGCCGTCGCGCCAGGCGGTGAGCCGGCGCGCGCGCTGGAGTACGAGGCCCAGAAAGCCGCCTATCTTGAAATAACAGGCAGACTTTATCCCGCCGGAAAAAGCGTTTTTAAACTGGTGTTCCTGCGCACCGGGGTTATTGTTTAA
- a CDS encoding secretin N-terminal domain-containing protein, translated as MNKIQKLKLAALAATLALSAPPAGAASVIQQITAKGDSLTALIAPPYEYETKLYKNPPRLVITVQNGLFPPGNKIYSTSGRYVKQVKVNNDTENADNILIALDLRALPNTKDVHVRRTDEGLYVGIGDAAAEPEPAVSTEPAVAASLTPAATMRAADPGPASNFIISPTETTLSSRKVTLKLRNTPLISILEAITRQTGASFIVDEKLQERKFAALMEDVSLRDALRALLEVHGMGYEQIGNSNTFVVKEASNSRARLATRIFKLKYTQLAAMASSGGGAGTLGAKSGSSGSSGSKSGSSSLSAPGAGSAPSSTASSGDGSVSFLNVIRSALTDDGRIQTYPETNSLIISDSPENFPNIEELIEKLDTPVPQVMIEAYFIETTATNSKNLGITWGTDGVLAQFQGNSQLVSFPLTNNGEINPMHAYDWSTFSGGGTVESDSYYGGYSFGILSFTQLVAVLKAVMIEGHGQYLSKPKVMTLNNKPAVISVTADTVVEFETKQFTGSGYLGEQSKNAVRQETGITMTVTPQVNEGGMITLSITPQISRPQYSEFFPSDDVVDTQKRSITTSIRVSDGSTVLIGGLLSNEESSTVQKVPILSSIPIIGKLLFTNTSSSKVKKELLIFITPRIVKS; from the coding sequence ATGAATAAAATACAAAAACTGAAACTGGCCGCTCTTGCGGCAACGCTCGCGCTGTCGGCGCCGCCGGCAGGCGCGGCGAGCGTAATCCAGCAGATAACGGCGAAAGGGGATTCCCTCACAGCGCTGATCGCGCCGCCTTATGAATATGAGACCAAACTCTATAAAAATCCGCCCAGGCTGGTCATAACGGTACAGAACGGCCTGTTTCCGCCCGGGAACAAGATTTACAGCACCTCCGGGCGATATGTGAAACAGGTCAAGGTCAACAATGATACCGAAAACGCGGATAATATTCTCATTGCGCTGGATCTGCGCGCGCTGCCCAACACAAAAGACGTGCATGTCCGCCGGACCGACGAAGGGCTTTATGTCGGGATAGGCGACGCCGCAGCCGAACCGGAACCGGCAGTTTCAACCGAACCCGCGGTTGCCGCCAGCCTGACTCCGGCAGCCACCATGCGCGCGGCTGACCCGGGCCCGGCTTCCAATTTCATAATCTCGCCTACGGAAACCACCCTGTCGTCGCGCAAGGTAACGCTGAAACTGCGCAACACGCCGCTTATCTCCATTCTGGAAGCGATTACCCGGCAGACCGGCGCGAGTTTCATTGTAGACGAGAAACTGCAGGAACGGAAATTCGCCGCGCTGATGGAGGATGTCAGCCTGCGCGACGCGCTGCGCGCGCTTCTGGAAGTGCACGGCATGGGCTATGAGCAGATCGGGAACAGCAACACGTTTGTGGTCAAGGAAGCCAGTAATTCCCGGGCCCGGCTGGCGACGCGGATTTTCAAGCTGAAATACACCCAGCTGGCCGCGATGGCCAGTTCGGGAGGCGGCGCCGGCACGCTGGGCGCCAAAAGCGGCAGCAGCGGGTCAAGCGGCTCGAAAAGCGGGTCAAGCTCGCTGTCGGCGCCGGGCGCCGGATCTGCGCCTTCATCCACCGCCAGCAGCGGAGACGGGTCGGTTTCGTTTCTCAACGTCATCCGCAGCGCGCTGACCGACGACGGAAGAATTCAGACTTATCCCGAAACCAACAGCCTCATCATTTCCGACTCGCCGGAAAACTTCCCCAATATCGAAGAACTGATAGAAAAACTTGACACGCCCGTTCCGCAGGTTATGATCGAAGCGTATTTCATCGAAACGACCGCCACCAATTCCAAGAATCTGGGCATTACCTGGGGCACCGACGGGGTGCTGGCGCAGTTTCAGGGCAACTCGCAGCTGGTGTCGTTTCCGCTGACAAACAACGGCGAAATCAACCCGATGCACGCTTACGACTGGTCAACTTTCAGCGGGGGCGGCACGGTGGAGTCCGACTCGTATTATGGCGGCTACAGTTTCGGCATTCTCTCGTTCACGCAGCTGGTGGCGGTGCTCAAGGCGGTTATGATAGAGGGGCACGGCCAGTATCTTTCAAAACCCAAGGTCATGACCCTGAATAACAAACCCGCCGTGATTTCCGTCACGGCGGACACCGTGGTCGAGTTTGAAACGAAACAGTTCACCGGCTCCGGCTATCTGGGCGAACAGAGCAAAAACGCCGTCCGGCAGGAAACCGGCATTACGATGACGGTCACACCGCAGGTAAACGAAGGCGGCATGATAACGCTCAGCATTACGCCCCAGATAAGCCGGCCGCAGTATTCGGAATTCTTCCCGAGCGACGATGTGGTGGACACGCAGAAACGTTCTATTACCACCTCCATCCGGGTAAGCGACGGCTCTACGGTGCTGATCGGCGGCCTGCTTTCCAACGAAGAAAGCTCCACCGTGCAGAAGGTTCCCATTCTGAGCAGCATTCCCATTATCGGCAAACTGCTGTTCACCAACACCTCGTCTTCAAAAGTAAAGAAAGAACTGCTTATTTTCATTACTCCGCGGATAGTGAAGTCATAA
- a CDS encoding PD-(D/E)XK nuclease family protein, translating into MKLYCGQFRSLERQFAVFLDQTRETPLSPVLIAVPSARMADYLSRRLALGGACANIVFETFSSLSAKVALENFPPKTSLAAARGDGVPPVISAPGFQEFLLRSVLELYPLESGSLTRGFASAVRESVRDLTDALVNDEAVLAQLEDGAFEKWGDTAAVRWLLRVRSAYMAGVERLPALSRFEIAERAIKNAPQSAYLARFDSLAYYGFYELTGVQLEFFNAVRQNFPVTLFYPHEKLHAMRHADRFFDTQLAGYAAEITRLEPEPAALGVAEGCLFSPDGACASVPEKALKAVSVSGAREELKFAAREILELVERENYAFSDIAVVARTLEPYAELLEPVFGEYLVPFRAAVKLPLLASPSARLIKTFLSLRRDNYPAEQVRAVWSSACFNAPGGAFRAARVCGYMAQAGVTRGIEQWRALFDPACAARFSNAQYAAADLQSFAEWLAETDRSLAALERAGSWRALCGAARGLIEKNIVTEPAAAAAALEALDGLELYGLVRAARENEFLDEAAMLLEQAAEPAGGNASCGVDVLDAMGARGRTYRAVIILGLNEKSFPRLIREDPVLRDSARRVLRDTLGYWIAPKLDGYDEERLLFHYLLDSASERVFCVWQATDEEGRAKVMSSFLAELLRACSVSPDDGKFCVCVPRRLSEQFSCVDEKYLSARDFSLKLALSRDAEAGYPAAGLDSGAFKALRAGARAVAAGGAAGGFDGLIGTPQPHLLHLRGKGFSPTSLEDLGKCPLKYFFSRVLGLRGGAEIAQTKPDARETGNFYHAVLCGAYRALAAENFWAAPEPDRAVLCAARFFEELVPERKDGVYPVVWETVREKMHATVKEFVRADVAGTAAALLAPSCFEQPLEAALAELKDYKCAGIADRIDVGAGDGTFLVVDYKTKLRGSRLLKKDVLRAARFQPFLYFLMAEQALPQLRGLKPRGAVFKSLEAFSPDHARGAVEEQSLSASDWNEIHDGACALLRFLAGLAETGNFFINPNEGRGKWCEYCDFARACRKNHHASVRRARMSALFSERDRLTGGASDDES; encoded by the coding sequence ATGAAACTTTATTGCGGACAATTCCGTTCTCTTGAGCGGCAGTTTGCGGTTTTTCTTGATCAAACCCGCGAAACGCCGCTTTCGCCCGTGCTGATTGCCGTTCCTTCCGCCCGCATGGCCGATTATCTGAGCCGCAGGCTGGCGCTGGGCGGAGCGTGCGCCAATATCGTGTTTGAAACTTTTTCTTCGCTCTCGGCGAAAGTCGCGCTGGAAAATTTTCCGCCGAAAACTTCGCTCGCCGCCGCCCGCGGCGATGGCGTGCCGCCGGTCATAAGCGCGCCCGGGTTTCAGGAGTTCCTGTTGCGTTCGGTATTGGAACTGTATCCCCTTGAAAGCGGCTCTTTGACGCGCGGCTTCGCTTCCGCGGTGCGCGAAAGCGTGCGTGACCTTACGGATGCGCTGGTCAATGACGAGGCCGTGCTTGCCCAGCTTGAGGACGGCGCGTTTGAAAAATGGGGCGATACCGCCGCGGTGCGCTGGCTGCTGCGGGTGCGGTCGGCTTATATGGCGGGTGTCGAACGGCTGCCGGCGCTTTCACGATTCGAGATTGCGGAGCGGGCGATAAAGAACGCGCCGCAGAGCGCGTATCTGGCGCGGTTCGATTCGCTGGCCTATTATGGTTTTTACGAGCTGACCGGCGTGCAGCTGGAGTTTTTTAATGCCGTGCGCCAGAATTTTCCCGTTACGCTTTTTTATCCGCATGAAAAACTTCACGCCATGCGCCACGCCGACCGGTTTTTCGACACGCAGCTCGCCGGTTACGCCGCAGAAATCACGCGGCTGGAGCCGGAGCCTGCGGCGCTGGGCGTGGCGGAGGGGTGCCTGTTCTCGCCGGATGGAGCGTGCGCGTCCGTGCCTGAAAAAGCTCTTAAAGCCGTTTCCGTTTCCGGCGCGCGAGAGGAGCTGAAATTCGCCGCGCGGGAGATTCTGGAGCTGGTGGAGCGGGAAAATTATGCTTTTTCCGATATAGCTGTCGTGGCGCGCACGCTGGAGCCTTATGCCGAGCTGCTGGAACCGGTTTTCGGGGAATATCTTGTGCCGTTCCGGGCGGCGGTGAAACTGCCGCTCCTTGCCAGCCCTTCGGCGCGGCTGATTAAAACCTTTCTCAGCCTCAGGCGCGACAATTATCCGGCCGAGCAGGTTCGGGCGGTCTGGTCGTCGGCTTGTTTTAACGCGCCGGGCGGCGCGTTTCGGGCGGCGCGGGTGTGCGGCTATATGGCGCAGGCGGGTGTCACCCGCGGGATTGAACAATGGCGCGCGCTTTTCGATCCCGCGTGCGCGGCGCGGTTTTCAAACGCGCAGTACGCGGCGGCGGATCTGCAATCGTTTGCCGAATGGCTGGCGGAAACCGACCGTTCGCTCGCCGCGCTTGAGCGCGCCGGTTCGTGGCGCGCGCTGTGCGGCGCGGCCCGCGGCCTGATTGAAAAAAACATCGTGACGGAACCGGCCGCCGCGGCCGCCGCGCTTGAGGCGCTTGACGGGCTTGAACTGTACGGGCTGGTGCGCGCCGCCCGCGAAAATGAATTTCTGGACGAAGCCGCCATGCTTTTGGAGCAGGCCGCCGAACCGGCGGGCGGCAACGCTTCGTGCGGCGTGGACGTGCTCGACGCGATGGGCGCGCGCGGCCGGACATACCGGGCCGTCATAATACTGGGGCTGAATGAAAAGAGTTTTCCCAGGCTGATCCGGGAGGATCCTGTTCTGCGCGACAGCGCGCGCCGCGTTCTGCGCGACACGCTGGGCTACTGGATCGCGCCAAAGCTCGACGGTTATGACGAGGAACGGCTGCTTTTCCATTATCTGCTCGATTCCGCCTCCGAGCGCGTGTTCTGCGTGTGGCAGGCGACGGACGAGGAAGGGCGGGCGAAGGTAATGTCCTCTTTTCTTGCGGAACTGCTGCGCGCGTGTTCCGTTTCGCCGGACGACGGGAAATTCTGCGTTTGCGTGCCGCGCCGCCTGTCGGAGCAGTTTTCCTGCGTGGACGAGAAGTATCTTTCGGCGCGGGATTTTTCGCTCAAGCTCGCGCTCTCCCGGGATGCTGAAGCGGGCTATCCCGCCGCCGGGCTCGACAGCGGCGCGTTCAAAGCCCTGCGCGCGGGCGCGCGGGCGGTCGCGGCGGGCGGGGCGGCGGGCGGATTCGACGGGCTGATCGGGACACCCCAGCCGCACCTTCTCCACTTGCGCGGCAAGGGCTTTTCGCCGACCTCGCTTGAGGACCTGGGCAAGTGTCCGTTAAAATATTTTTTCTCGCGGGTGCTGGGCCTGCGCGGCGGCGCGGAGATCGCGCAGACAAAGCCGGACGCCCGCGAGACCGGCAATTTCTATCATGCCGTTCTGTGCGGCGCATACCGGGCGCTGGCGGCTGAAAATTTCTGGGCCGCGCCGGAACCCGACCGCGCCGTGCTGTGCGCGGCAAGATTTTTCGAGGAACTGGTGCCGGAACGGAAAGACGGGGTTTATCCGGTTGTCTGGGAAACGGTGCGCGAGAAAATGCACGCGACCGTAAAGGAGTTCGTGCGGGCCGACGTCGCCGGCACCGCCGCCGCGCTGCTCGCGCCTTCCTGTTTCGAGCAGCCGCTTGAGGCGGCGCTGGCCGAGCTGAAGGATTATAAATGCGCCGGCATAGCCGACCGGATAGATGTTGGCGCCGGGGACGGCACTTTTCTTGTTGTTGATTACAAGACGAAACTGCGCGGATCCCGGCTGCTGAAAAAAGACGTGCTGCGCGCGGCGCGGTTTCAGCCGTTTCTGTATTTTCTCATGGCGGAGCAGGCGCTGCCGCAGTTGCGCGGACTGAAACCGCGCGGCGCGGTTTTCAAAAGCCTTGAAGCGTTTTCGCCGGACCACGCGCGCGGCGCGGTGGAGGAGCAGAGTCTGTCCGCCTCCGACTGGAATGAAATTCATGACGGGGCGTGCGCGCTTCTGCGTTTTCTGGCGGGACTGGCGGAAACGGGAAATTTTTTCATCAACCCCAATGAAGGCCGGGGTAAATGGTGCGAGTACTGCGATTTCGCGCGCGCCTGCCGCAAAAACCATCATGCCAGCGTGCGCCGGGCGCGCATGAGCGCGCTGTTTTCCGAGCGGGACAGACTGACCGGAGGAGCTTCAGATGACGAATCCTGA
- a CDS encoding thermonuclease family protein, which produces MLRLYTVLLPVLLCGPAAGYSFSGSVTAVTGADRVEVLRRKKTEKVTLAGVTVPPEKEAAARKVLFERLLEKNVVVEVKNTGRDGYKVSDVALENGWNPALEFLKLGLAVTVPGPNCTREMRRLENSARLARRGVWAEGGPAPVADAAERVETAAPARGPDRGNSSVSRPGYAGRVKEWWRDSVNSMRRRWHEFKNEN; this is translated from the coding sequence ATGCTTAGGCTGTATACCGTTTTGCTGCCGGTTCTGTTGTGCGGGCCGGCGGCGGGCTATTCGTTCAGCGGTTCGGTTACCGCCGTGACCGGCGCCGACAGGGTGGAGGTTCTGCGCCGCAAAAAAACCGAAAAAGTGACGCTCGCGGGCGTCACCGTGCCGCCGGAAAAGGAAGCGGCTGCCAGAAAAGTTCTTTTCGAGCGGCTGCTTGAAAAAAACGTGGTGGTTGAAGTGAAGAACACCGGCCGGGACGGGTACAAGGTGTCCGATGTGGCGCTTGAAAACGGCTGGAACCCCGCGCTGGAATTTTTAAAATTAGGCCTGGCGGTCACCGTGCCCGGGCCAAACTGCACGCGCGAGATGCGGCGGCTGGAAAACTCCGCCAGACTTGCGCGGCGCGGAGTGTGGGCCGAAGGCGGGCCCGCTCCTGTTGCGGACGCCGCAGAGCGGGTTGAAACCGCCGCGCCTGCGCGCGGGCCGGACAGGGGAAATTCCTCCGTCTCCCGGCCGGGTTATGCCGGCCGGGTTAAAGAATGGTGGCGCGATTCGGTAAATTCCATGCGGCGCAGATGGCATGAATTTAAAAATGAAAACTGA
- a CDS encoding TerC family protein, protein MSAPLSMWIVFVAVIGLLMYVDLGILNRKSHAIGMKEAGLMVLGWVGIALCFNLLVWWRMGAEPALMFLTGYIIEYSLSMDNMFVFVMIFSYFAVPAQYQPRVLHWGIIGAVLMRLILIMAGVRLVLAFSWIIYVFGVILIYTAVKMMTHDSGSVDPGGNPVLRLFKKFMPFTAEPHGEKFFVRKGGLFATPLFATLLVVEASDLIFAVDSIPAILGITQNAFIVYSSNVFAIMGLRALYFMLAGMMDMFCYLKYGIGVILLFVGVKMLLSGVFHISTGVSLAVVVLVLLGSVLASLAHSKKNRETNA, encoded by the coding sequence ATGTCCGCGCCACTGTCAATGTGGATTGTATTCGTAGCGGTGATCGGTTTGCTCATGTATGTGGATCTGGGGATTTTAAACAGGAAGTCCCATGCGATCGGCATGAAAGAAGCCGGCCTGATGGTGCTGGGCTGGGTGGGCATTGCGCTGTGCTTCAATCTGCTCGTCTGGTGGCGGATGGGCGCGGAACCGGCGCTGATGTTTCTGACCGGGTATATTATCGAATACTCGCTGTCAATGGACAATATGTTCGTGTTCGTGATGATCTTTTCCTATTTCGCCGTGCCCGCGCAGTACCAGCCACGGGTGCTGCACTGGGGCATTATCGGCGCGGTGCTGATGCGGCTGATACTGATAATGGCGGGTGTCAGGCTGGTGCTGGCGTTCAGCTGGATCATTTATGTGTTCGGCGTGATTCTGATTTACACCGCCGTGAAAATGATGACGCATGATTCCGGCTCCGTTGATCCGGGCGGCAATCCGGTGCTCAGGCTGTTTAAGAAATTCATGCCGTTTACGGCGGAGCCGCATGGCGAGAAATTTTTTGTGAGAAAAGGCGGGCTGTTCGCCACGCCGCTGTTTGCCACTTTGCTGGTGGTGGAGGCTTCGGACCTGATTTTCGCGGTTGATTCGATCCCCGCAATTCTGGGCATAACTCAAAACGCCTTCATCGTCTATTCGTCAAACGTGTTCGCCATCATGGGCCTGCGCGCGCTGTATTTCATGCTGGCGGGCATGATGGACATGTTTTGCTATCTTAAATACGGGATCGGCGTGATACTGCTGTTTGTGGGCGTGAAAATGCTTCTGTCCGGTGTATTTCACATCAGCACAGGCGTGTCGCTCGCCGTGGTGGTGCTGGTGCTGCTGGGTTCGGTATTGGCATCGCTGGCGCACTCAAAGAAAAACCGTGAAACCAATGCTTAG
- a CDS encoding helical backbone metal receptor codes for MKTDVKMRRAAAFAALGFAFCAGGRCAQSRVVSLLPSNTRTLYALGAEPVCVSNFCAAGSAVPRCGDSFSPDIEKIVSLHPDVVLAGGTRTSGARARLARLGIKTVEIPDPQTVAGVFDGIVLIGEAAGKRAEALKLAGRMRAELAALELRARNTRPPRVYVELDVNHWTAGAGSYITDLVAAAGGENIFADLKSSYGKVAWESIVERSPDVILDLSFVRTDFEKLAGAGLVPAIKNRRVLRPGNADEYLRPSVNIVGTLAEFNSLLFPAHEKTP; via the coding sequence ATGAAAACTGACGTAAAAATGCGGCGTGCCGCGGCATTCGCGGCGTTGGGTTTCGCGTTCTGCGCGGGGGGGCGGTGCGCGCAAAGCAGAGTGGTGTCGCTGCTGCCTTCCAATACCCGGACGCTTTACGCGCTGGGGGCTGAGCCGGTGTGCGTGTCCAATTTCTGCGCGGCTGGCAGCGCTGTGCCCCGCTGCGGCGACAGTTTCAGCCCCGACATCGAAAAAATAGTGTCGCTTCATCCCGACGTGGTGCTGGCCGGCGGAACCAGAACCTCCGGCGCGCGCGCGCGGCTTGCGCGGCTGGGAATAAAAACAGTCGAGATACCGGATCCGCAGACCGTGGCCGGCGTGTTCGACGGGATCGTGCTGATCGGCGAGGCGGCGGGCAAACGCGCGGAGGCGCTGAAACTCGCCGGCCGGATGCGCGCGGAACTGGCCGCGCTTGAACTGCGCGCGCGGAACACGCGCCCGCCGAGGGTGTATGTGGAACTGGACGTCAATCACTGGACCGCGGGCGCGGGATCCTATATAACCGATCTGGTGGCGGCGGCGGGCGGTGAAAATATTTTCGCTGATTTGAAAAGCTCTTATGGAAAAGTCGCGTGGGAAAGTATCGTCGAGCGAAGTCCGGATGTTATTCTGGACCTGTCGTTTGTCAGAACCGACTTTGAAAAACTGGCCGGAGCCGGCCTGGTCCCGGCGATAAAAAACCGGCGCGTGCTGCGTCCCGGAAACGCCGACGAGTATCTCCGTCCGTCAGTAAATATCGTAGGCACGCTGGCCGAATTTAACAGCCTGCTGTTTCCGGCGCACGAGAAAACGCCATGA